The Mariprofundus ferrinatatus DNA window AACGAAGGCGGTGGACACTGTGATACGCGACATGAGAAAGGCGTGATCGCATCCGTTCGCCGGCATGGTGGCGGGTATCCATGTTGCGCTGCCATGCGGATCTCTCCCTTCTGCGCATTGATTCAAGGTCGCGGCGGGATCTGCTGAGCCGCTGTGAGAGCAGGCCGGCCAGTGATGCGAGCCTAGGCAGCCGTTCACGCAGCTCATCCCTGGATGGGCAGGCGATTTCGGCAGCATTGGAGGGGGTGGCGGCGCGCAGGTCTGCGGCAAAGTCGGCAAGTGTGGTGTCGATCTCATGGCCGATGCCGGAGATGATCGGGATCGGGCACTCCACGACCGCATTCACCACCAACTCGTCGTTGAAACACCAGGTATCCTCAATGCTGCCGCCGCCGCGAACCAGCAGGATCAGGTCGGGCGGCGAAGCCATGGAGGTAAGCCGGGCAATGGCATTGGCAATGGTGGGTGGGGCACTGCTTCCCTGCACCAGGCATGGTGACAGGGTCATCTGCAGCCAGGCGGGGCGTGTGGCCAGTACTTTCTTCACATCCTCGAATGCGGCGGCGGTCGGTGAGGTGACGATGCCGATATGTTTGGGAAACTGGGGAGGTGAAAGTTTACGGTCCGTGTCGAACCAGCCGCGTGCAGCATACTCCTGTTTTCTCTTTTCAAACTCGGCAGCCAGGCGTCCTGCTCCTGCAGTTTTCACCTGTGTAACAACAAGCTGGTAGCTGCCGCGCGGTTCATAAACGCTGAGGTGGCCGGAGAAGATAAATTCCCCTCCCTCTTCAGGCAGGGTTTTCAGACGCAGGGCTGCAGAACGCCATACCACGGCTGAGATTGCCGCATGGCTATCCTTGATGGTGAAATAGAGGTGGCCGGAAGCTGGGCGGGTAAGGCGCGAGACCTCGCCGCTCACTTCAATATGTGCGAAGCCCTGCTCCAGCATCTGTTTGATACGGGCGGTCAGTTCGGTGACTGAAAATACGGGACTCTCTGGAGATATTGGCACCCGGTTATTGTGTCGTCAGGGTGAGTGGGGTCAATATCTGATTGACCTGCCTTTATAGCTCCTCAAGCAGACGGTACGAAACAGACACGGTGTCACTTTCGCATGTATCCTTGGCGAGACAGTCGAAGTCTGAGAATGATTCATCTACCGGCATAAAACGCTTTATGATCTGACAGAGGTCAATTTCATATTCCTCATACATAGGCTCCTCCTTTATCCGGGAGATATGCTGGGGACGAATGTGTAATGGTGATGACATCTCTGTGGCAGGAGGGTGACAGCACTGCCAATGAATGTGAAAGAGCTGTCATTTGGCTGCTTTGTCGGGCAGGAGAATCTTTCAGCCTTGCGGCTGCAGAACCTCCTGAGCCAGATCGATATGCAGCTGAAGCCCGAATGCCTGTTCAAAATAGTCTGCCGTTTGTAATGCGGCCCAGCGTTCGAGCAGCATATCTCCTTTTCCTTCCATGTGCAGGGAGAGGGTCTCTTCCCCGATCTCCATCATCAGTGTGCTGATTCTGTTGCGACGTTCCTTGTTCAGCGCAATGGCCAGTCGAAGTATCGCACTGAGTTGCCACACCTTCAGCTGTGCGCTTTTGCTCAGTTCCGCGAAGCCGTTGTGCGTGTCTGAAGGGGCTGCCTTTCGCTGGTATCGAACCAGCTGAGTCAGCGTAGCCTTCTCGTTGTCGCTCAGCCCGAGAAGAGGGGCGACCGAGATCAGGTATGCGGCATGGTGGTGATGACCTCCGACGCGCACATACATGCCGATTTCATGGACAAGTGCTGCGATCTCCAAAAGCAGCCTGTCGCGGTGGTTCAGTGCATGCAGGTCACGGCTCTGATCAAAGAGTGTCAGTGCAAGATCTGCAACCTCTTTGGCATATTTGCGGTCGACATGGTATTTGCTTTTCAGGCTACGGGCCCAGGCAATCAGGTTGCGTCTCTGTGAATGGAATGTCTGGTCTTCTGAGTCGACCATATCGAGAACGATGCCATCAAGCAGGCTGGCATCGGGCATGACCATCTCTTTGGCGCCGGATAGAAGCATGATCTCGTGGAATACCATGGCTGCGGGCAGGATCACATCAGCGCGGTCCGGCCTTAATCCATAATCCCGAATGCGCTCCTCAAAGCTCAGCCTGGAGAGTTTTTTGATCAGCTTTTTCAGTTGTTTGCGGCTGATCGAGGTGGCTGATTCAGTGCTGAGTATCTGAAAAGCGAGCTCTCCGATGGCAGAAGCGTTGCCGCCGGTAGCCACACAGATATCGGCCTTACTGCGACCGATCTGTTCGCGGATTTTTTTGCGTGTGCCATCAAGGTATTCTGAGAGCAGTGTGTTGAAGTCGCCCTCCTGACCAAGCATCTCCAGCAGGCGAACTGTACCGATTTTAAAGCTCTGTGCCGAAATGGCCTCACCATCATCACAGAGGGTGACCTCAACGCTGCCGCCGCCCATATCAATAAGCACGGCAAGCTTGCTTGAGAGGTCAGCGCGCCGAGTGATGGAGTAGTGCACGAGGCGCGCCTCCTCCTCACCGCTGATCAGCTGCAGGTCGATATCGGTCTCTTCTCTGATCCGTTTGGCGAGCAGCTTGCCGTTTTTGGAATCACGCATGGCGCTCGTTGCCGTAGCACGGAACCTCTCTATATGGTGCTGGTCGAGAATTCGACGGAATTGACGGAATGCCTCAATGGCATCCTCCATCGTCTGTTCGCTGAAAACGCCACTGGTAAAGGCATCATGGCCGAGACGAACAGGTTCCCTGTAACGCTGAATCAGTGTAGCAGTGCCGCTTGAATCCTGCATGGCAATGCCCAGACGCATGGCATTGGAACCGACATCGATGGCGGCTACCAGAGCACTATGTTCGGGCAACTCATTGTCTGCTATGAGGTTAATAATCTCCATGAGCACATGCTGCCGTCATGGCAGGGAAATCGCCAAGGGATATTTTGGCTTTCCTGAATTCGATCTCCTCATGCGTGTCGCTTCCGCTGACTGTATGGAGGGTGTATCATCTAACCGATTTTTCGCGCTCTCTACGGTCGCGATTATTCCAGATGCAGGAGAGTGCATAATGAATGTTGAGATAAACGCTACTGTTTCCCATGAGTCAGAAGAGGGAACGGGCGTAGATACCCTGACCAGATGTTACGATGGCCTGGTGAAGGAAAACGGGCTTAGCGACAGTAAGGTTGAGAAGATCATTACCGAGTACCTTCAGGAGGAGGAACTCAAGCCGTATCAGGCAGAGCTGATCAACCTTCAGCGTTATCTCGAAGAGACCAAGCAGCGCATGATTATCCTCTTTGAGGGCAGGGATGCGGCAGGCAAGGGAGGTACGATTCGCAGGGTTACACGCTATATGAACGAAAAACATTATCGCGTAATCGCACTCGGTAAGCCGACCGAAGAGCAGCGCACGCAGTGGTTTTTCCAGAAGTATGTCTCGCAGTTTCCGCGTGGTGGCGAGATCGTCATGTTCGACCGCAGTTGGTATAACCGTGCCATGGTGGAGCCGGTATTCGGGTTCTGCAGCGAGCAGGAGTACAACAACTTTATGAAAGGTGTGGTCGGTTTCGAGAAGGATCTGGTTCGTCAGGGTACGATTCTGGTAAAGATCTACTTCAGTGTGACCAAGGAGATGCAGCAAAAGCGATTTGAGCGCCGAAAGGACGATCCTTTGCGCCAGTGGAAGCTATCCGAGGTGGATGTGCAGGCGCAGGCGCGCTGGGATGATTTCGACAAAGTGAAGTATGAGATGCTCAGAAACACCCACACCAGTGCCGCACCGTGGACGCTTATCCGCTCTGCAGATAAGCATCTGGCCAGATTGAACTCAATCAAGGTAATTCTCAATGCGGTCGATTATGAGAAGGTGAATCAGGATATCGATTACGTGCCCGATGACAGTATAGTGATTTCGGGAGCCCGTGAAATCGAACTGATGCAGAAGGCGCAGCTGCGCTCTAAAGGGAAGAAAAAAGAGTGATGGCAGGGGCCTGGGTATAAGGGCGGCTTTTTCACCCTTTTCCGGTTTAATCGAGATCCAGTCTCGTATAAAACATCGTTTCTGATATTCCAAAGAGGCTTGCTTTGTGTATAATGCTACCCCCCTTTGACGAGGCTATTTCATCATAAGTTACGGAGAATCAGGCATGAACACGACAGCACCACAGGAAGCTATCCAGAGTGAAGGATCACAGAAGGAGGCTATGTCGGGTTCACGATGTTTTGATGCGTTGGCCGATAAACACGCTCTGGATGATGAGAAAATCAAAAAGGTTCTGACCAAGTACCTTCAGGAGCAGGAGCTTAAGCCGTTCCAGGCTGAGTTGATCAACCTGCAGCGTTATCTCGAAGAGACCAGTCAGCGCATGATCATCCTCTTTGAGGGCAGGGATGCGGCAGGCAAGGGAGGCACGATCCGACGTGTCAGCCGCTACATGAATGAGAAACACTATCGCATTATTGCGCTTGGTAAGCCGACCGAGCATCAGCGTACACAGTGGTTTTTCCAGAAGTATGTTGAGCAGTTTCCGCGTGGCGGAGAGATCGCGATGTTTGATCGCAGCTGGTACAACAGGGCGATGGTTGAGCCGGTATTCGGTTTCTGCACGGATACCGAATATAAAAATTTCATGAAGGGCGTGGTTGGATTCGAGAAAGATCTGGTTCGCCAGGGTACGATCCTGGTGAAGATCTATTTCAGTGTAACCAAGGAGATGCAGCAGAAACGTTTTGAGCGCCGAAAGGATGATCCGCTGCGGCAGTGGAAGCTCTCCGAGGTGGATGTGCAGGCGCAGGAGCGCTGGGACGATTTTGATCATGTGAAGTATGAGATGCTCAGGCGCACCCATACCGCATCATCGCCCTGGACGGTGATTCGCTCTACCGATAAGCATCTGGCGCGGCTGAATGCGATCAGGGTGATTCTCAACGCGGTGGATTATGAGAAGGTGAACAGGGAACTCGATTATGTGCCTGATGATAATGTGGTGATTTCCGGTGCCCGTGAGATCGAACTGATGCAGAGAGATCGCCTGATTAAGGGTAAAAAGAGGGGTTGAAAAAAGCTCTTTGAACAAATCTTAGAGGGTGATTTTGGCCGCTCCTGCCTTATGTGGGGTGGGGGGTATTCATGGAAATCCCCATGAATACGGAGACCATGTGGGGATTGAGTTTAAGTATCGGCCAGTATTAATATGCATATTCCATTGTGTGCTCTTTTGTGTATAATGCCCTGTCGTTTTGGCGATGAGCTTATGCCAGACGGAAATTATCTGAAAGGAGTAGAAAGAAATGAATCGGTTGGCAAACCCTGAGGTCACCCTGGATGAGGGCCCGGAGGTCATGCCGCAAGAAAACCCACGAAGCTATGAGTCCCTCATAGAAGCGCATGGACTAAGCGACAGTAAAGTAGAAAGCATCATCACCAAATATCTGCAGGAGAAAGAGCTCAAGCCGTATCAGGCAGAGTTGATCAAGCTTCAGCAGCATCTCGACAGAACTAAGCAGCGCATGATTATCCTTTTTGAAGGACGCGATGCCGCAGCCAAGGGTGGCACCATTCGCCGTGTTACCCGTTATATGAATGAAAAACATTATCGCATCATTGCCATGGGCAAACCAACAGAAGAGCAGCGTAGCCAGTGGTTTTTCCAGAAATACATATCGCAGTTTCCTCATGGTGGTGAGGTGGTTCTTTTCGACCGCAGTTGGTACAACCGCGCCATGGTCGAACCCGTGTTCGGTTTCTGCAGCCCGGAAGAGTATAAGCAGTTCATGCGCGGCGTTGTCGGTTTTGAGAAAGAGATCGTCCGCCAGGGTACCATTCTGGTGAAGATCTATTTCAGTGTTACCAAGGATGCCCAGAAGGATCGTTTTGATCGACGTAAGAATGATCCTTTAAGGCAGTGGAAGCTTTCCGAGGTGGATATGCAAGCGCAGGAGCGCTGGGACGATTTCACCAAAACCAAATATGAGATGCTTAAGCGCACCCACACCTCATCCGCACCGTGGACGGTGATCCGATCAATGGATAAGCACAAATGCAGGCTCAATGCTATCAAGGCCATCCTCAATTCTGTGGATTATGATGATTACAGTGAGGAACTTGATTTTGTCCCGGATGACGGAGTGGTTATTTCCGGAGCAAGAGAGATTGAGTTGATGAACAAACAGCGGCTCAGGAGTGGAAAGTTTGTCGGCTGATGTGGCTGACAGGTCGCTCTTCTGGAATCGGGAAGGGAGCAACTTTCCTTCTCGATATTTATGACAGAGTTCCAATATTTATATTAAAAAGGAATAACTAATTCGTGAAAGGAAATCTGGGTAAAATCATATTGCCAACCATCCTTCTGGTTCTGGCTTACGGCTTCTGGATCAGTCCGGATTTCAAGGAGATTGCTGCCGGTGTGGCCATCTTCCTGTTTGGCATGTTGGCCCTTGAAGAGGGGTTTAAGGCCTTTACCGGCGGCGTTCTCGAGAAGGTGCTCAAACGCACCACCGACAAGCTGTGGAAGAGCCTGAGCTTCGGTGTGCTGTCAACAACGATTATGCAGTCCAGCTCGCTGGTCTCAGTCATTACGATCTCATTCCTGGGGGCGGGGCTGATCGGGCTTGCTCAGGGTATTGGCATTATCTTCGGCGCCAATCTCGGCACGACAACAGGCGCCTGGCTGGTGGCAGGTTTCGGTCTGAAAGTGAAGATATCGGCCTACGCAATGCCGATGCTGGTCTTTGGTGTTATTCTGATATTCCAGAAATCCCGTCAGTTGAAAGGTGTTGGCTATATTCTGGCAGGTCTCGGTTTCCTTTTCCTCGGCATCCATCATATGAAGGAGGGATTTGAAACCTTCAAATCCGCCATCGATTTGGCCGAATATGCAGTGGCCGGTTATCCCGGTCTCTTCCTGTTCACGCTGATCGGTATTTTTGCTACCGTGGTGATGCAGTCGAGCCATGCCACACTGGTACTGATTATTACCGCACTCGCAGCACAGCAGATCTCCTATGAGAATGCGCTGGCACTGGCGATCGGTGCCAATGTAGGCACCACGATCACCGCTATTCTCGGATCACTTAGCTCCAATGAGCAGGGCAAACGACTTGCCGGAGCGCATCTGATATTTAATGTGGTTACAGGGTTGATCGCGATCATCTTTATCCACCAGTTTCTGGCCGCAGTGGATTTTGTTAGTGAGTCCGTCGGGATTGGGGCGGATGATTACACCCTGAAGCTGGCCGTATTCCATACGCTGTTTAATCTGGTCGGTGTTATGGTGATGATTCCGCTCATCAATCATCTGGTGAATTTCCTTGAAAGGTTCATCAAGTCCGAGCCAGACAGCTACGCGCAGCCGAAATATCTCAATGATTCAGCTATCGAGTTCGGTGACACTGCAATTGAGGCGCTGCGGATGGAGACTGCCCGTATCTACGACAAAGCAACCAAGGTGATTGCCAAGGGGTTGTCTCTGGATAAGGCGAAGATTCTATCTGGCGAAAAGTTGAAACATGTGATTAGAGCACATGATAAGGTCGTCAGTTACGATATTGAGGATGTCTACGAGCACGAAATCAAGAGCCTCTGCAGTGCTGTGCTCGATTTCTCCAACAAGTTGAATGTCACAGAGCATCAGGCGAGGCGGGTCAGCCGTATCCGAATGGCCATCCAGTCGGTGCTGATTGCAATGAAGAACCTGAAACACCTGCAGAAAAATATGCTGAAGTATATCAATTCAGGGAATCCACATATCAGCGGTGAGTATAATCGTCTGCGGCAGCGAATTGCCAAGGCAATCCGGAGGCTGGAGAAGATCAGGAGTGATGAACATTCCAGTACCTCTATCCTTTCACTTGATGCTCTGAAGCTGACGCTTGAGAAGAATATGGGGCTGCTTCATGAGCGAATGGATGAATTGATTCGTGAAGGGCATATCTCAGCGGAGATGGCAATTTCACTGATGAATGACAGCCACTACAGCTATAGTATCATTCATAACCTGATCCAGGTGAACCACAACTGCCTGAAGTCGGAAGAGATTGATCAGTCTGATGCAGAGCACATGATTGCCCTGAACAGGGAGGAGATCAGCTCCGTGTTAGCAGATAACCAGAATAGTGCGGAATGAGTGAAAGCAGGAGCGACAATGGAATTTAATAAAGCATTGAAGAAGAAGTTGCTGAAGAAACTGAAGACCTATCTGAATGCCGAGGCTGATCAACTGCAGCAGGAAGATGAAGGACTCTCCAAGGTGCTGAAGAAGCTCA harbors:
- a CDS encoding Na/Pi cotransporter family protein, whose translation is MKGNLGKIILPTILLVLAYGFWISPDFKEIAAGVAIFLFGMLALEEGFKAFTGGVLEKVLKRTTDKLWKSLSFGVLSTTIMQSSSLVSVITISFLGAGLIGLAQGIGIIFGANLGTTTGAWLVAGFGLKVKISAYAMPMLVFGVILIFQKSRQLKGVGYILAGLGFLFLGIHHMKEGFETFKSAIDLAEYAVAGYPGLFLFTLIGIFATVVMQSSHATLVLIITALAAQQISYENALALAIGANVGTTITAILGSLSSNEQGKRLAGAHLIFNVVTGLIAIIFIHQFLAAVDFVSESVGIGADDYTLKLAVFHTLFNLVGVMVMIPLINHLVNFLERFIKSEPDSYAQPKYLNDSAIEFGDTAIEALRMETARIYDKATKVIAKGLSLDKAKILSGEKLKHVIRAHDKVVSYDIEDVYEHEIKSLCSAVLDFSNKLNVTEHQARRVSRIRMAIQSVLIAMKNLKHLQKNMLKYINSGNPHISGEYNRLRQRIAKAIRRLEKIRSDEHSSTSILSLDALKLTLEKNMGLLHERMDELIREGHISAEMAISLMNDSHYSYSIIHNLIQVNHNCLKSEEIDQSDAEHMIALNREEISSVLADNQNSAE
- the xseA gene encoding exodeoxyribonuclease VII large subunit is translated as MPISPESPVFSVTELTARIKQMLEQGFAHIEVSGEVSRLTRPASGHLYFTIKDSHAAISAVVWRSAALRLKTLPEEGGEFIFSGHLSVYEPRGSYQLVVTQVKTAGAGRLAAEFEKRKQEYAARGWFDTDRKLSPPQFPKHIGIVTSPTAAAFEDVKKVLATRPAWLQMTLSPCLVQGSSAPPTIANAIARLTSMASPPDLILLVRGGGSIEDTWCFNDELVVNAVVECPIPIISGIGHEIDTTLADFAADLRAATPSNAAEIACPSRDELRERLPRLASLAGLLSQRLSRSRRDLESMRRRERSAWQRNMDTRHHAGERMRSRLSHVAYHSVHRLRSPLRTIEKRLAPLQPGERLQQQRRDWSNLNIKLRQSLQDILRQQKLRLDRHLREMMLETRRIEQKRHRFELLCGKLTELDPTGVLRRGYSMSFAADGKLITSTSDLAAGDTLHVQFHDGSAETKVKSVKRIKP
- a CDS encoding Ppx/GppA phosphatase family protein, which codes for MEIINLIADNELPEHSALVAAIDVGSNAMRLGIAMQDSSGTATLIQRYREPVRLGHDAFTSGVFSEQTMEDAIEAFRQFRRILDQHHIERFRATATSAMRDSKNGKLLAKRIREETDIDLQLISGEEEARLVHYSITRRADLSSKLAVLIDMGGGSVEVTLCDDGEAISAQSFKIGTVRLLEMLGQEGDFNTLLSEYLDGTRKKIREQIGRSKADICVATGGNASAIGELAFQILSTESATSISRKQLKKLIKKLSRLSFEERIRDYGLRPDRADVILPAAMVFHEIMLLSGAKEMVMPDASLLDGIVLDMVDSEDQTFHSQRRNLIAWARSLKSKYHVDRKYAKEVADLALTLFDQSRDLHALNHRDRLLLEIAALVHEIGMYVRVGGHHHHAAYLISVAPLLGLSDNEKATLTQLVRYQRKAAPSDTHNGFAELSKSAQLKVWQLSAILRLAIALNKERRNRISTLMMEIGEETLSLHMEGKGDMLLERWAALQTADYFEQAFGLQLHIDLAQEVLQPQG
- the ppk2 gene encoding polyphosphate kinase 2; protein product: MNVEINATVSHESEEGTGVDTLTRCYDGLVKENGLSDSKVEKIITEYLQEEELKPYQAELINLQRYLEETKQRMIILFEGRDAAGKGGTIRRVTRYMNEKHYRVIALGKPTEEQRTQWFFQKYVSQFPRGGEIVMFDRSWYNRAMVEPVFGFCSEQEYNNFMKGVVGFEKDLVRQGTILVKIYFSVTKEMQQKRFERRKDDPLRQWKLSEVDVQAQARWDDFDKVKYEMLRNTHTSAAPWTLIRSADKHLARLNSIKVILNAVDYEKVNQDIDYVPDDSIVISGAREIELMQKAQLRSKGKKKE
- the ppk2 gene encoding polyphosphate kinase 2 is translated as MNRLANPEVTLDEGPEVMPQENPRSYESLIEAHGLSDSKVESIITKYLQEKELKPYQAELIKLQQHLDRTKQRMIILFEGRDAAAKGGTIRRVTRYMNEKHYRIIAMGKPTEEQRSQWFFQKYISQFPHGGEVVLFDRSWYNRAMVEPVFGFCSPEEYKQFMRGVVGFEKEIVRQGTILVKIYFSVTKDAQKDRFDRRKNDPLRQWKLSEVDMQAQERWDDFTKTKYEMLKRTHTSSAPWTVIRSMDKHKCRLNAIKAILNSVDYDDYSEELDFVPDDGVVISGAREIELMNKQRLRSGKFVG
- the ppk2 gene encoding polyphosphate kinase 2, encoding MSGSRCFDALADKHALDDEKIKKVLTKYLQEQELKPFQAELINLQRYLEETSQRMIILFEGRDAAGKGGTIRRVSRYMNEKHYRIIALGKPTEHQRTQWFFQKYVEQFPRGGEIAMFDRSWYNRAMVEPVFGFCTDTEYKNFMKGVVGFEKDLVRQGTILVKIYFSVTKEMQQKRFERRKDDPLRQWKLSEVDVQAQERWDDFDHVKYEMLRRTHTASSPWTVIRSTDKHLARLNAIRVILNAVDYEKVNRELDYVPDDNVVISGAREIELMQRDRLIKGKKRG